A stretch of Anaeromyxobacter dehalogenans 2CP-1 DNA encodes these proteins:
- a CDS encoding PHP-associated domain-containing protein, with the protein MLIDLHVHSHHTRGCALAPRDVVRRAREAGLDGVAFTDHDTLEGLEEIRAAARDEGLVALCGVEVTTDRGHFLCFFPDPAAVPAPVQLFGAARPWPVREVLARVRQLGGAAVAAHPYDKTVERPCGDVVFTLDGLSAIEGLNARRKGPANDLAIEAADHMSLPCTGGSGAHELAEIGKAATLFRDPVASEADVVRQLRAGTVYCVAVGVTPSEPDRAPRDRGGERGDRGDRGDRGGHRGHGHGRGRGHGGGGGSGGGGHGGERRRR; encoded by the coding sequence ATGCTCATCGACCTGCACGTCCACAGCCATCACACCCGCGGTTGCGCGCTGGCGCCGCGGGACGTGGTGCGGCGGGCCCGCGAGGCCGGCCTGGACGGCGTCGCCTTCACCGATCACGACACGCTCGAGGGGCTGGAGGAGATCCGGGCCGCCGCGCGGGACGAGGGGCTGGTCGCGCTGTGCGGCGTCGAGGTGACCACCGATCGCGGCCACTTCCTCTGCTTCTTCCCCGACCCCGCCGCGGTGCCCGCGCCCGTCCAGCTGTTCGGCGCCGCGCGGCCCTGGCCCGTGCGCGAGGTGCTCGCGCGCGTGCGGCAGCTCGGCGGCGCCGCGGTGGCCGCCCACCCCTACGACAAGACCGTGGAGCGCCCCTGCGGCGACGTGGTGTTCACGCTCGACGGCCTGTCGGCGATCGAGGGGCTGAACGCGCGGCGCAAGGGACCCGCGAACGACCTCGCCATCGAGGCCGCCGATCACATGAGCCTGCCCTGCACCGGCGGCTCCGGCGCGCACGAGCTCGCCGAGATCGGGAAGGCCGCGACGCTGTTCCGCGACCCCGTGGCGAGCGAGGCGGACGTCGTCCGCCAGCTCCGCGCCGGCACGGTGTACTGCGTCGCCGTGGGCGTGACCCCCTCGGAGCCCGATCGCGCACCCCGCGATCGCGGCGGCGAGCGAGGCGACCGCGGAGATCGCGGCGACCGGGGCGGCCACCGAGGGCACGGGCACGGCCGCGGCCGAGGGCACGGCGGCGGTGGTGGCAGTGGCGGTGGCGGCCACGGTGGCGAGCGCCGCCGGCGCTAG